The Calypte anna isolate BGI_N300 chromosome 23, bCalAnn1_v1.p, whole genome shotgun sequence genome has a segment encoding these proteins:
- the NT5C1A gene encoding cytosolic 5'-nucleotidase 1A has protein sequence MEPPGTAGAPGAAERPWEEAKAFYDNLAPKKKPKSPKPENAITIAVSSRALFRMEEEQKIYTEQGVEAYVKYQLDHENEPFLPGAAFPFVKALEAVNTQLRQLYPDSEELFDIVLMTNNHAQVGVRLINSINHYDLFIERFCMTGGNSPICYLKAYHTNLYLSSDAEKVSGAIEEGIAAATIFSPSRDLEVSDNQLRVAFDGDAVLFSDESEQIVKAHGLDMFFEHEKAHENKPLAQGPLKGFLEALGKLQKKFYSKGLRLECPIRTYLVTARSAASSGARALKTLRSWGLETDEALFLAGAPKGPLLKKIRPHIFFDDQMFHVEGAKEMGTVAAHVPYGIAQKPRRPAQEKQTPNSK, from the exons cCAAAGCCTGAGAATGCCATCACCATCGCTGTGTCCTCCCGAGCCCTATTCCGCatggaggaggagcagaagatTTACACTGAGCAGGGGGTGGAGGCCTATGTGAAGTACCAGCTGGACCATGAGAATGAGCCCTtcctccctggggctgcctTCCCCTTCGTCAAG gCTCTGGAAGCAGTGAACACGCAGCTGCGTCAGCTCTACCCCGACAGCGAGGAGCTCTTTGACATCGTCCTCATGACCAACAACCATGCCCAGGTTGGGGTTCGTTTGATCAACAGCATCAACCACTATG ATCTGTTCATCGAGAGGTTCTGCATGACGGGAGGGAACAGCCCCATCTGTTACCTCAAAGCCTACCACACCAACCTCTACCTCTCCTCTGACGCTGAGAAAGTGAGTGGGGCCATTGAAGAGG GGATTGCTGCAGCCACCATCTTCAGCCCCAGCAGAGACCTGGAGGTGTCAGATAACCAGCTGCGGGTGGCATTTGATGGTGACGCCGTTCTCTTCTCTGATGAATCGGAGCAGATCGTGAAGGCTCACGGCTTGGACATGTTCTTTGAGCATGAGAAGGCCCACGAGAACAAGCCTCTGGCACAG gGACCCCTGAAGGGCTTCCTGGAGGCCCTGgggaagctgcagaagaagTTCTACTCCAAGGGGCTGAGGCTGGAGTGTCCCATTCGCACCTACCTGGTCACTGCCAGGAGCGCGGCCAGCTCGGGAGCTCGAGCCCTAAAGACTCTGAGGAGCTGGGGCCTGGAGACAGATGAGGCTTTGTTCCTGGCTGGGGCTCCCAAGGGGCCATTGCTGAAGAAGATCCGTCCTCACATCTTCTTTGATGACCAGATGTTCCACGTGGAGGGAGCCAAGGAGATGGGCACTGTGGCTGCCCACGTTCCTTATGGCATCGCTCAGAAGCCCAGGAGGCCGGCCCAGGAGAAGCAAACCCCAAACAGCAAGTAG